One Kutzneria kofuensis DNA window includes the following coding sequences:
- a CDS encoding endo-1,4-beta-xylanase, translating to MLRLLNCWPRRLLGPAAAALAVAGTVALIPAPAGAAGATTLGAAAAASGRYFGTAVPTSKLGDAQYSGILDREFSMITPENEMKWDTIEPSRNNFNFGPADQIVSHANAHNQRMRGHTLVWHSQLPGWVSGINDANTLRSVMNNHITTEVTHYRGKIYAWDVVNEAFADDGSGQLRGSVFRNVLGTGFVEEAFRTARAADSAAKLCYNDYSIEDWNSPKTQGVYRMVRDFKSRGVPIDCVGFQSHFGNGGPPSNFQTTLSNFAALGVDVQLTELDIASAPSTAYANTVKACLNVPRCAGITVWGIRDSDSWRSGESPLLFDRNGNKKPAYNAVLTALGGGTGGGGTGGGPQAGVEYRLVAAHSGKVADISGASTAAGAALIQWSADGGLNQQFDFVSTGDGYYRIRGRQSGLVLQVAGASSGADITQQPDTNATSQQWQVKDQGDGSVSLINRLSGLAMDVWGAATADGTRISQWTYNGDANQRFQLQSA from the coding sequence ATGCTCCGCCTCCTCAACTGCTGGCCACGACGACTGCTCGGTCCGGCGGCCGCCGCGCTCGCCGTGGCAGGCACCGTGGCACTCATCCCTGCCCCGGCGGGAGCCGCCGGCGCCACCACCCTCGGCGCGGCCGCGGCCGCGTCGGGACGGTACTTCGGCACCGCCGTGCCCACGAGCAAGCTGGGCGACGCCCAGTACAGCGGCATCCTCGACCGGGAGTTCTCGATGATCACTCCCGAGAACGAGATGAAGTGGGACACCATCGAGCCGTCCCGCAACAACTTCAACTTCGGCCCGGCCGACCAGATCGTCAGCCACGCGAACGCCCACAACCAGCGCATGCGGGGACACACCCTGGTCTGGCACTCGCAGCTGCCCGGCTGGGTGAGCGGCATCAACGACGCGAACACGCTGCGCAGCGTGATGAACAACCACATCACCACCGAGGTGACCCACTACCGCGGCAAGATCTACGCGTGGGACGTGGTCAACGAGGCGTTCGCCGACGACGGCAGCGGCCAGTTGCGCGGCTCGGTGTTCCGCAACGTGCTCGGCACCGGATTCGTCGAGGAGGCGTTCCGCACCGCCCGCGCCGCCGATTCCGCCGCGAAGCTCTGCTACAACGACTACAGCATCGAGGACTGGAACTCGCCCAAGACCCAGGGCGTCTACCGGATGGTCCGCGACTTCAAGTCGCGGGGTGTGCCGATCGACTGCGTCGGCTTCCAGTCGCACTTCGGCAATGGCGGTCCGCCGAGCAACTTCCAGACGACGCTGTCCAACTTCGCGGCGCTCGGCGTGGACGTGCAGCTCACGGAGCTCGACATCGCGTCCGCGCCGTCCACCGCGTACGCCAACACCGTCAAGGCCTGCCTGAACGTGCCGCGCTGCGCCGGCATCACGGTCTGGGGGATCCGGGACAGCGACTCCTGGCGCTCGGGTGAATCCCCGCTGCTGTTCGACAGGAACGGCAACAAGAAGCCCGCCTACAACGCCGTGCTCACCGCATTGGGCGGTGGCACCGGCGGTGGTGGCACCGGCGGCGGCCCGCAGGCCGGTGTCGAGTACCGCCTGGTGGCCGCGCACAGCGGCAAGGTGGCCGACATCTCCGGCGCCTCCACGGCGGCGGGCGCGGCGCTGATCCAGTGGTCGGCCGACGGCGGGCTCAACCAGCAGTTCGACTTCGTGTCCACCGGTGACGGCTACTACCGGATCCGGGGTCGACAGAGCGGTTTGGTGCTGCAGGTGGCCGGTGCGAGCAGCGGCGCCGACATCACGCAGCAGCCGGACACCAACGCGACCAGCCAGCAGTGGCAGGTGAAGGACCAGGGCGACGGCTCGGTCAGTCTCATCAACCGGTTGAGCGGGCTGGCGATGGACGTGTGGGGAGCCGCCACGGCGGACGGCACGCGGATCTCCCAGTGGACCTACAACGGCGACGCCAACCAGCGATTCCAGCTCCAGAGCGCCTGA
- a CDS encoding aromatic ring-hydroxylating dioxygenase subunit alpha, with product MTSIPRDQWYVAAYGAEIGHDLFTRTICGEPILFWRTRDGAVTAVPDRCVHRRFPLSQPPSRLVDDQVVCGYHGFTYDAGGKCVAVPGQSRIPRTARLLPYPVVEQDSFVWVFIGDRAKADTSRIPRAPWLVSPDYTTVAGMEPLRARYSLLVDNLLDLSHETYLHGGYIGTPEVAATPITTAVDEDAGIVYVSRHIDDAECPPFYAKSTGLRGRIARWQDIEYTPPCLYKLHSRIAPVGSVPHPDGADPDAFHVEVVYAITPETDHSTHDFWCVARDFALDDEEVSAFLAESNRTVVLQDVEALNVLEQVIATEPAGYQELSINIDTGGLAARRLLQRLCAAS from the coding sequence ATGACGAGCATCCCGCGCGACCAGTGGTACGTCGCCGCCTACGGCGCCGAGATCGGGCACGACCTGTTCACCCGCACCATCTGCGGCGAGCCGATCCTGTTCTGGCGTACCCGCGACGGAGCGGTGACGGCCGTGCCGGACCGATGCGTGCACCGGCGTTTCCCGCTGTCGCAGCCGCCGTCCCGGCTCGTCGACGATCAGGTGGTCTGCGGCTACCACGGCTTCACCTACGACGCGGGCGGCAAGTGCGTCGCCGTGCCGGGGCAGAGCCGCATCCCTCGCACGGCACGGCTGCTGCCCTATCCGGTCGTGGAGCAGGACTCGTTCGTGTGGGTCTTCATCGGCGACCGGGCGAAGGCCGACACGTCGCGGATTCCCCGCGCGCCGTGGCTCGTCTCGCCGGACTACACGACGGTCGCCGGCATGGAGCCGTTGCGCGCCAGGTACTCCCTGCTGGTCGACAACCTGCTGGACCTCTCGCACGAGACGTACCTGCACGGGGGCTACATCGGCACGCCGGAGGTCGCCGCCACCCCGATCACGACCGCGGTCGACGAGGACGCCGGCATCGTCTACGTCTCGCGGCACATCGACGACGCGGAATGCCCGCCGTTCTATGCCAAGTCGACCGGTCTGCGAGGCCGGATCGCACGCTGGCAGGACATCGAGTACACGCCGCCGTGCCTCTACAAGTTGCACAGTCGCATCGCGCCGGTCGGGTCCGTGCCCCACCCGGACGGCGCCGACCCGGACGCGTTCCACGTCGAGGTGGTGTACGCCATCACGCCCGAGACCGACCACTCGACCCACGACTTCTGGTGCGTGGCCAGGGACTTCGCACTCGACGACGAGGAGGTGTCGGCGTTCCTGGCCGAGAGCAACCGCACGGTGGTGCTGCAGGACGTCGAGGCGCTGAACGTGCTCGAGCAGGTCATCGCGACCGAGCCGGCGGGCTACCAGGAACTGTCGATCAACATCGACACGGGCGGGCTCGCGGCGCGACGGCTGCTCCAGCGCCTGTGCGCGGCGTCATGA
- a CDS encoding SGNH/GDSL hydrolase family protein, with protein MRTGLRWLVAVVAALAASALLSAGPAVAESNGGVRIMPLGDSITDGVQTPGGYRIGLWQRFVAGNYREDFVGSLFNGPPALGDHDHEGHSGWRIDQIDANIVTWLRNTTPHTVLLHIGTNDVLQNYDVANAPNRLSGLIDHITATVPTAEVFVATIIPIANAGQEQAGQRYNAAIPGIVQSKAAAGKHVHLVDMHAALTAADLVDGVHPTAAGYDKMAATWFTALRSVPGSIGDPVVPQGKHVVGTQSGRCLDVADTNGAQGQLADCVNQASQTWTTTANGQLTVYGNKCLDASGQGTANGTQVIVWDCNGQTNQQWTVNSNGTITGVQSGLCLDASGQGTTAGTKIVLWTCNGQANQQWTLR; from the coding sequence ATGCGAACAGGGCTCAGATGGCTCGTCGCGGTTGTGGCGGCCCTGGCTGCCAGCGCGTTGCTCAGCGCCGGTCCCGCCGTTGCCGAATCCAACGGCGGAGTCCGGATCATGCCGTTGGGTGACTCCATCACCGACGGCGTGCAGACTCCCGGCGGCTACCGGATCGGACTGTGGCAGCGGTTCGTGGCCGGCAACTACCGGGAGGACTTCGTCGGTTCGCTGTTCAACGGCCCGCCGGCCCTCGGTGACCACGACCACGAGGGCCATTCGGGGTGGCGCATCGACCAGATCGACGCGAACATCGTCACCTGGCTGCGCAACACCACCCCGCACACGGTGCTGCTGCACATCGGCACCAACGACGTCCTGCAGAACTACGACGTCGCCAACGCCCCCAACCGCCTATCCGGCCTGATCGACCACATCACCGCGACCGTGCCCACCGCCGAGGTGTTCGTCGCGACGATCATCCCGATCGCCAACGCCGGGCAGGAGCAGGCCGGCCAGAGGTACAACGCCGCGATCCCCGGCATCGTGCAGAGCAAGGCGGCCGCGGGCAAGCACGTGCACCTGGTGGACATGCACGCGGCGTTGACCGCTGCCGACCTCGTCGACGGCGTCCACCCCACCGCCGCCGGCTACGACAAGATGGCCGCGACCTGGTTCACCGCGCTGCGTTCCGTGCCCGGAAGCATCGGCGACCCCGTCGTGCCACAGGGCAAGCATGTCGTGGGCACTCAGTCCGGCCGGTGCCTCGACGTGGCGGACACCAACGGGGCACAAGGACAACTGGCCGACTGCGTCAACCAAGCCAGCCAGACCTGGACGACCACCGCCAACGGCCAGCTGACCGTCTACGGAAACAAGTGCCTGGACGCGTCCGGGCAGGGCACGGCCAACGGCACACAGGTCATCGTGTGGGACTGCAACGGACAAACCAACCAGCAGTGGACCGTCAACTCCAACGGCACCATCACCGGAGTGCAGTCCGGCCTCTGCCTCGACGCATCCGGCCAGGGAACAACCGCCGGCACGAAGATCGTCCTGTGGACGTGCAACGGACAGGCCAACCAGCAATGGACCCTGCGTTGA
- a CDS encoding IclR family transcriptional regulator yields the protein MSASRRGGPIGPTGPVVGRALQLLDAFSPDHRELSLSELARRASMPLSTAHRLVHELCAWGAVERGGDGLYRIGLRLWEIGSLAPRGAGLREVALPFLEDLSRSTGENAQLAVREGMELVFVERIAGSRAVPVLTRVGGRFALTATGVGLVLLAHAAVEVQEEVLSGPFERYTSKTVTDPVQLRRMLAAVRSNGFSVSDRQVTMDALSVGAPIRDGRGEVVAAVSLVVRHGSATPRPLAWLVRTSAQAISRALAG from the coding sequence GTGAGCGCGTCGAGGAGAGGTGGCCCCATCGGCCCCACCGGGCCGGTGGTCGGCCGTGCGCTGCAGCTCCTCGACGCGTTCAGCCCGGACCACCGCGAGCTGTCGCTGAGCGAGCTCGCCCGGCGGGCGAGCATGCCGTTGTCGACCGCGCACCGGCTGGTGCACGAGCTCTGCGCGTGGGGCGCCGTGGAGCGCGGCGGCGACGGGTTGTACCGGATCGGGTTGCGGTTGTGGGAGATCGGCTCACTCGCGCCGCGTGGCGCGGGCCTGCGCGAGGTCGCGCTGCCGTTCCTCGAGGACCTCTCCCGGAGCACCGGGGAGAACGCGCAGCTCGCCGTCAGGGAAGGCATGGAGCTCGTCTTCGTGGAGCGGATCGCCGGATCGAGGGCGGTGCCGGTGCTCACCCGCGTCGGCGGCCGGTTCGCGCTCACCGCCACCGGCGTCGGCCTGGTCCTGCTCGCGCACGCCGCCGTCGAGGTGCAGGAAGAGGTGCTGAGCGGCCCGTTCGAGCGCTACACGAGCAAGACCGTCACCGATCCGGTGCAGCTGCGCCGGATGCTCGCCGCCGTCCGGTCGAACGGGTTCTCGGTCAGCGACCGCCAGGTCACGATGGATGCCCTGTCGGTCGGTGCGCCGATCCGCGACGGGCGCGGCGAGGTAGTCGCCGCGGTGTCTCTGGTCGTACGCCACGGCAGTGCCACGCCGCGCCCGCTGGCGTGGCTCGTGCGCACCAGCGCCCAGGCCATCTCCCGCGCCCTGGCCGGCTGA
- a CDS encoding cellulose binding domain-containing protein, translating to MLRSATRTRWVRGVAWMAAVLLGAAGLTGYSAAATTASTAVSVNATGGLGQIPSNAIGLNTAVYDGHMNDPAIPGLVKAAGITALRYPGGSYADIYNWQTNVAQGGYDAPNTSFADFMKTAQATGANPIITVNYGTGTEDLAQAWVRNADVTNNYGITYWEVGNEIYGNGTYGANWEADSHCTDASGKPVTVGSAPSQTYNCGPATYAANVLKYITAMKAASPNIHVCAVLTTPGYWPDGVTNPTTSPQPWNQTVLSTLGAKTDCVIVHYYPGGSTAAAMLSTPDGIAGITSTLRSQISRYAGVDPAGVKIVVTETNSTIDLDTQPAALFGADMYMTWLEHGVTNVDWWNEHNGVGTPSMVNGAQDYGDQGIFSNGTNGSGVTEPAVNTPFSPYYAIQMLSKLGSPGDQMVTSSSGNALVRTHAVRRANGSLDVLIDNEDPSTTYTVSLSYNNFTPSGSPTVFTLANNGTSITSTTQSSASSVTVAPYTLTVVQVPGSGGTGTTAPGAPGQPTVSNLTSSSATLSWPAATAGSYPIARYDVYSGTSVAATTTGTSVGLTGLTIGTSYTYNVVAVDNHGNASLPSPPVTFTVPPPANSTCAVHYEVTSSWNGGFGASITVTNRATTAVNGWNLTFAWPDAGEAVQAGWNGTWSQTGQQVSVTNADWNRTIAAGGSVSLGFNGTNTGAAPAPTVFSLNGTVCSSV from the coding sequence ATGCTCAGGAGCGCAACGAGAACACGATGGGTCCGCGGCGTTGCCTGGATGGCGGCGGTGCTGCTCGGCGCCGCCGGCCTCACGGGCTACTCCGCCGCCGCGACGACGGCGAGCACGGCGGTCTCCGTCAACGCGACGGGCGGGCTCGGGCAGATCCCGTCCAACGCGATCGGCCTCAACACCGCCGTCTACGACGGCCACATGAACGACCCGGCGATCCCCGGCCTGGTCAAGGCCGCCGGCATCACCGCGCTGCGCTATCCCGGCGGCTCCTACGCCGACATCTACAACTGGCAGACCAACGTGGCCCAGGGCGGATACGACGCGCCCAACACCAGCTTCGCCGACTTCATGAAGACGGCGCAGGCCACCGGGGCGAACCCGATCATCACGGTCAACTACGGCACCGGCACCGAGGACCTGGCGCAGGCGTGGGTGCGCAACGCCGACGTCACCAACAACTACGGGATCACGTACTGGGAGGTGGGCAACGAGATCTACGGGAACGGGACCTACGGCGCCAACTGGGAGGCCGACAGCCACTGCACCGACGCGTCGGGGAAGCCGGTGACCGTCGGCAGCGCGCCGTCCCAGACCTACAACTGCGGGCCGGCCACGTACGCGGCGAACGTGCTGAAGTACATCACCGCGATGAAGGCGGCCAGCCCGAACATCCACGTGTGCGCGGTGCTGACCACGCCCGGGTACTGGCCGGACGGCGTGACCAACCCGACCACCAGTCCGCAGCCCTGGAACCAGACGGTGTTGTCCACCCTGGGCGCCAAGACCGACTGCGTGATCGTGCACTACTACCCCGGTGGGTCCACCGCGGCCGCGATGCTGTCCACTCCCGACGGCATCGCCGGCATCACGTCCACCCTGCGCTCCCAGATCAGCCGGTACGCCGGCGTGGACCCGGCCGGGGTGAAGATCGTCGTCACCGAGACCAACTCCACGATCGACCTCGACACCCAGCCGGCCGCCCTGTTCGGCGCGGACATGTACATGACGTGGCTGGAGCACGGCGTCACCAACGTGGACTGGTGGAACGAGCACAACGGCGTCGGCACGCCGAGCATGGTCAACGGCGCGCAGGACTACGGCGACCAGGGCATCTTCTCCAACGGCACCAACGGAAGCGGCGTGACCGAGCCCGCGGTGAACACCCCGTTCTCGCCGTACTACGCGATCCAGATGCTGTCCAAGCTCGGCTCCCCGGGCGACCAGATGGTCACCTCCTCGTCGGGTAACGCGCTGGTGCGCACCCACGCGGTGCGCCGTGCCAACGGCAGCCTGGACGTCCTGATCGACAACGAGGACCCGAGCACCACCTACACGGTCAGCCTGAGCTACAACAACTTCACCCCCTCGGGGTCGCCGACCGTGTTCACGCTGGCCAACAACGGCACCTCGATCACTAGCACCACCCAGTCGTCGGCCAGCTCGGTCACCGTGGCGCCGTACACGCTGACGGTCGTGCAGGTGCCGGGCAGCGGCGGCACCGGCACCACAGCGCCCGGCGCTCCCGGCCAACCGACGGTGTCGAACCTGACCTCCAGCAGCGCCACCCTGAGTTGGCCGGCGGCAACCGCCGGCAGCTACCCGATCGCGCGGTACGACGTGTACTCGGGTACTTCGGTGGCCGCGACGACCACTGGCACCTCGGTCGGCTTGACCGGCCTGACGATCGGCACGAGCTACACCTACAACGTCGTCGCCGTCGACAACCACGGCAACGCGTCGCTGCCGTCACCGCCGGTGACCTTCACCGTGCCACCGCCGGCGAACAGCACCTGCGCCGTGCACTACGAGGTCACCAGCAGCTGGAACGGCGGGTTCGGCGCCAGCATCACCGTCACCAACCGGGCAACCACGGCGGTGAACGGGTGGAACCTCACCTTCGCCTGGCCGGACGCGGGTGAGGCGGTGCAGGCCGGCTGGAACGGAACCTGGAGCCAGACCGGCCAACAGGTGTCCGTGACCAACGCCGACTGGAACCGCACCATCGCCGCCGGCGGCTCGGTGTCGCTCGGGTTCAACGGGACGAACACCGGAGCGGCCCCGGCGCCGACCGTGTTCTCCCTCAACGGCACCGTGTGCTCCTCGGTGTAG
- a CDS encoding PDR/VanB family oxidoreductase: MKLVVESKELIADGVVLLTLRHPDGHPLPAWTPGAHIDLVLDGLVRQYSLCGDPGDTSTMQVAVLREPSGRGGSRHVHDVLHAGQRIEVCGPRNHFPLVAAKRYLFIAGGIGITPIRPMIAEVAATGRDWRLVYGGRTRSSMAFRAELERCHPGNVEIRPQNEHGLLDLPAVLAEADDDTAVYCCGPEPLLAAVEQFRTAGSLHLERFAPRITATDGPHQEFDVELAQTGTVLRVPAGRSILEVVEQSGVSVLSSCQEGTCGTCETAVLSGTPDHRDSVLTDEERAANDTMMICVSRSCSPRLVLDL; encoded by the coding sequence ATGAAGCTGGTAGTCGAGAGCAAGGAACTGATCGCCGACGGCGTGGTGCTCCTGACGCTACGGCATCCGGACGGTCACCCGCTGCCGGCCTGGACGCCGGGCGCCCACATCGACCTGGTCCTGGACGGCTTGGTCCGCCAGTACTCGCTGTGCGGCGACCCGGGCGACACCTCGACCATGCAGGTCGCCGTCCTGCGCGAGCCGTCGGGCCGCGGCGGCTCGCGGCACGTGCACGATGTCCTCCACGCCGGGCAACGGATCGAGGTGTGCGGCCCGCGTAACCACTTCCCGCTCGTCGCCGCGAAGCGCTACCTGTTCATCGCCGGTGGCATCGGCATCACACCGATCCGGCCGATGATCGCCGAGGTCGCGGCCACCGGCCGAGACTGGCGGCTGGTCTACGGCGGCAGAACCCGGTCGTCCATGGCGTTCCGCGCGGAGCTGGAGCGCTGTCACCCCGGCAACGTCGAGATCCGGCCGCAGAACGAGCACGGCCTGCTCGACCTCCCGGCGGTTCTCGCCGAGGCCGACGACGACACCGCCGTGTACTGCTGCGGGCCCGAACCCCTGCTGGCCGCTGTCGAACAGTTCCGTACCGCCGGCTCGCTGCACCTCGAACGGTTCGCGCCGAGGATCACCGCGACCGACGGGCCGCACCAGGAGTTCGACGTCGAATTGGCCCAGACCGGCACTGTCCTGCGAGTGCCGGCCGGCCGGTCGATCCTCGAGGTCGTCGAACAATCGGGGGTATCGGTGCTGTCGTCGTGCCAGGAAGGAACGTGCGGCACGTGTGAGACGGCAGTGCTGTCCGGCACGCCCGACCACCGCGACTCCGTGCTGACCGATGAGGAGCGGGCCGCGAACGACACGATGATGATCTGTGTGTCCCGGTCCTGCTCACCGCGCCTCGTGCTCGACCTCTAG
- a CDS encoding ricin-type beta-trefoil lectin domain protein, whose translation MGGAAQASDFGAAAPHTNVAVAGATAGCGKAPTLASGTHTIQSSGQNRNYILRVPTNYDNNHPYRLIFGFHWVGGTANDVDSGGTDGYNWSYYGLRRLADNAGNTTIFVAPQGNNNGWANPGGQDITFVDDMIRQLEAGLCIDTTQLFSTGFSYGGAMTYALACARATVFRAVAVYSGANLSGCNGGTQPIAYMGLHGLRDNVLPISNGRALRDTFVRANGCTPQNPPEPAQGSLTHIVTTYSGCKAGYPVVWAAFDGAGHDPGPIDGCTCDGWHTWTSGEVWKFFTQFDSSTPPPPPPPPGGKQIVGTQSGRCLDDSSTNGTQAQLADCANQASQLWTVTSSGQLTAYGNKCLDASGRGTTNGTQVIVWDCNGQANQQWTVNSNGTITGVQSGLCLDATGQGTTSGTKIELWSCNGQANQQWTLR comes from the coding sequence GTGGGAGGCGCCGCGCAGGCCAGTGACTTCGGCGCGGCCGCGCCACACACGAACGTCGCCGTCGCCGGTGCGACCGCCGGTTGTGGCAAGGCCCCCACCCTGGCCAGCGGCACACACACCATCCAAAGCAGCGGCCAAAACCGCAACTACATCCTCCGAGTCCCCACCAACTACGACAACAACCACCCCTACCGACTCATCTTCGGCTTCCACTGGGTCGGCGGCACCGCCAACGACGTCGACTCCGGCGGCACCGACGGCTACAACTGGTCCTACTACGGACTCCGACGCCTCGCCGACAACGCCGGCAACACCACCATCTTCGTCGCCCCCCAAGGCAACAACAACGGCTGGGCCAACCCCGGCGGCCAAGACATCACCTTCGTCGACGACATGATCCGCCAACTCGAAGCCGGCCTGTGCATCGACACCACACAACTGTTCTCCACCGGCTTCAGCTACGGCGGCGCCATGACCTACGCCCTAGCCTGCGCCCGAGCAACCGTCTTCCGCGCCGTCGCCGTCTACTCCGGCGCCAACCTCAGCGGCTGCAACGGCGGCACCCAACCCATCGCCTACATGGGACTCCACGGCCTCCGCGACAACGTCCTGCCCATCTCCAACGGACGAGCACTACGCGACACCTTCGTCCGCGCCAACGGCTGCACCCCGCAGAACCCGCCGGAGCCGGCGCAGGGCAGCCTCACCCACATCGTCACCACCTACTCCGGCTGCAAAGCCGGCTATCCCGTGGTCTGGGCCGCGTTCGACGGAGCCGGACACGACCCCGGCCCCATCGACGGCTGCACCTGCGACGGCTGGCACACCTGGACCTCCGGCGAAGTCTGGAAGTTCTTCACCCAGTTCGACTCCAGCACGCCTCCGCCGCCCCCGCCGCCGCCCGGCGGCAAGCAGATCGTGGGCACGCAGTCGGGCCGGTGCCTGGACGACTCGAGCACCAACGGCACGCAAGCGCAGCTGGCTGACTGCGCCAACCAGGCGAGTCAACTGTGGACGGTCACGTCCAGCGGGCAGTTGACGGCCTATGGCAACAAGTGTCTGGACGCGTCCGGCCGGGGCACGACCAACGGCACACAGGTCATCGTGTGGGACTGCAACGGCCAGGCCAACCAGCAGTGGACCGTCAACTCCAACGGCACGATCACCGGAGTGCAGTCCGGTCTCTGCCTCGACGCGACGGGCCAGGGCACGACCAGCGGCACGAAGATCGAGCTGTGGTCGTGCAACGGGCAGGCCAACCAGCAATGGACCCTGCGTTGA